Sequence from the Sphingobacteriaceae bacterium GW460-11-11-14-LB5 genome:
GGATTTGCTTTTACAATCGGTTACCGGCTTAACATCATTAACCGGAAATGCTGATAGTGGTCCTGTTGCCATGGGTTTGTCCATTGTAGATATGCTGGCAGGCGCACATTTAGCCCAAGGACTATTAGCTTGTTTATACCGCAAAGCCATAAAAAATGAGGGTGGATTTGTACAAGTAAGCATGATGGAATCGGCCTACGATTTTCAGTTCGAAACCATTACTACCTTTATGAATGATGGCGGATGTTTACCCGAACGTTCAAAAAAGAATAATGCAAATGCATATTTAGGTGCGCCATATGGTATTTATCAAACAGAAAACGGATATTTAGCCCTGGCAATGGGTTCAATCCCACAGCTGGGCCATTTACTTGATTGTGATAAACTCGAAGATTATGTTGAAGTAACTGAAGCATTTGATAAGCGGGATGAGATTAAAGCGATTTTAGCTGAACACCTTTTATCTGCCACCACCGAAAACTGGCTTTCGATACTGGAACCGGCTGATATTTGGTGTGCTGATGTTTTAAACTGGAATGCACTGATGGCGCACGATGGTTTTAAGGTGTTGAACATGATACAGGAAGTGGAAATGGTGGATGGTTACAAATATGAAACCACCAGATGTCCGATCCGAATTGATGGCGAGTTGCTCACTTCATCAAAAGGTTCGCCTAAATTGGGACAGGATAATGAGCAAATTATCAAAGAATTTATAACACAGCATACCACTGCAAATGCATAACCAGATAGATACTTTCAGAATAGCCGTTCGTAAATTTGCGCCCTTCGAATCTGCCATGCAGAAATTCTGGGATCAATATTGTGCTTTTTCGGGTTGTAAGCTGAAATTGGAAATGGTGGTGATGGATCTGCACGAGCTTTACGATAGTACCATTACCAGAAAAGGTTTGGCCAATGGCGACTTTGATATCGCCCATATCAGTACCGATTGGGTTTTGGAGGGCTACACTGATCAGGATTTTGAAGTTTTAAATCCATACATCAATAAAAATAAACCAGATGATTTTCCGAGGGGCTGGAGCAAGTCGCTGCTCAGTTTACAGCGTTTTGGCTGGGAAATAGTGGGACTGCCTTTTCATGACGGACCTGAATGTTTTATTTACCGAAGGGATCTGTTTGAAAATGAAACTGAAAAAGCCAATTATTTAGCACAATACGGAAAAGCCCTGGAAGTACCCAAAACCTGGGAAGATTTTCATCAGATTGCCAGATTTTTCAATCGCCCGCAGAATAAGCTTTACGGAAGTATCTTCGCATGTTACCCCGACGGCCACAATACCGTTTTCGATTTTTGCCTGCAGCTATGGACCAGGGGCGGAAAATTGGTTGATAAACACGGCCATATCCAGATCAATACACAAGCGGCCATTGATGGGCTTAATTTCTATCGTGCCATGGTTAATGATAAAACCGCTGTTCATCCGAAATCGTCAGAATTTGAATCTGTTGGTGCCGGAATAGCCTTCTCACAAGGTGAAGCAGCAATGATGATCAACTGGTTTGGTTTTGCAGCCATGTGCGAAGTGGATGACAATTCAAAGGTGAAAGGCAAAATCGATGTAGAACGTTTACCATCTGCTCCTGACAAAGAATCTGCTTCATTAAACGTTTACTGGCTTTACACCATTGCAAGTGGCAGTAAAAACAAAGATATCGCCTACGATTTTCTTCGTTTTGCTTTAGCAAAAGAACAGGATAAACAACTCACTTTAGCGGGCGGAATTGGTTGCCGGATTTCGACCTGGAAAGATGAAGAAATTAATAAAATAATCCCATACTACCATAAACTGGAAGCTTTACATGAAGTAGCCAATATGCTGCCTCAGAAAACAAACTGGGCTGCAATAGCGGCAATAATCGATCAGATGGTTTTGCAGGCGATTAATACAGATCAATCTACTGAAGAATTGATCCAGCTTGCGCAGAATCAGATTAATGAAATTGACAAATGAGTATTGAGATCAAATATAAGCCAGACCTACCCGAAACAAAGCAACCTATCATCATTATTGGTGCAGGGGGCATTGTAGGCGATGCACATCTTCCTGCCTATAAAATTGCAGGTTTTGAAGTGCATGGCATTGTAAACAGAACTAAAGAAAGGGCACAGAAATTAGCAGATACCTTTGGTATTCTAAACGTGTATAATTCAGTTGCAGAGGCGGTAAAACTGGCTCCTGCAAATGCCGTTTACGATTTAACCATCATGCCTGAGCAGTACATCGAAACATTAAAGCAGTTGCCTGATGGAAGTGCGGTGTTAATCCAAAAACCAATGGGTGATGATTTTACTCAGGCAAAGGAAATTCTCGAATTATGCCGCGCGAAAAACTTAAAAGCAGCTATAAACTTTCAATTGCGTTTTGCTCCGTTTGTAAGCGCAGCAAAATACCTGATCGATAAAGGATTAATTGGCGAATTATACGATATGGAAGTTCGTGTAACCGTTAAAACACCCTGGGAAATTTTCCCCCATGTGATTATTCACCCGCGGTTAGAAATCCAGTACCATAGCATTCATTATGTAGATTTAATCCGTTCGTTTTTAGGTAATCCGGAAAGTATCCTGGCGAAGACATTAAAACATCCGGCAAAGAATTTATCCTCATCACGTTCTACCATTTTATTCGATTACGGCGATACCATGCATGCGGTAATCAACACCAACCACGACCATGATTTCGGTCCAAATCACCAGGAAAGTTATATTAAATGGGAGGGAACAAAGGGCGCCATTGTAGCTAAAATTGGCTTATTGATGGATTATCCGCATGGTGTCCCCGATGTGTTTGAATATTGCATTGTAGAGGACGGAAAACAAGCAGCATGGCAAACCGTAAAGCTGGAAGGCTCCTGGTTTCCAGAAGCTTTTATCGGTACAATGGCCAATTTGATGCGGTATAATGAAGGATCGGCAGCTATTTTACACACCAGTGTTGAAGATGTCATCCAAACCATGGCCGTTGTAGAAAGTGCTTATCAATCGAGTGATATTGGAGGAGTAAAGGTTAAGGAACAATTAAATAAATAGAACGTCATTGGGAGGTATGGACTGAGTGAGCCAACCTGTGCTGATTTTTATCGGTAAAGCAATCTGTTTTGCAAGAAAGATTGCTTCGTTTCGATGAAAAATCGAAAACTCGCAATGACGGAATTATAGATAAAAAACACAAAATCGTCCTCGTTTGTAACGAGGATGCAGGAGAAAAGCGATTGTATCGCTTATAAAAAGTTAAAAAATATGTATTTCAAATCAACATTTTTTGAAGATTATCAATTACAGGATAAACGCGTAACCTTAGGCCGCACCATAACGGAAACCGATTTCGTCGTTCATGCAGGTCATACCGGTGATTTCTTTCCGCACCATATGGATGCAGAATGGTGTGCCACACAACCGTTTAAACAAAGAATCGCTCACGGAACAATGATTTTTAGCATTGGGATCGGTTTAACCGCATCTGAAATTAATCCGGAAGCTATGAGTAAAGGATATGATAAACTGCGTTTTGTTAAACCTGTTTTCATTGGCGATACCATTCATTCTGAAATCACAATCTCTGAAAAGGGGGATAGTAAAAGACCAGCATATGGCACTGTAACCGAACACGTAGAAATCATTAACCAGCACGGAGAAGTGGTATTGGTATGCGACCATCTTTTGGTAGTGAAGAAGAAAATTCATTAGCGCATTGGTCAATAGTTCATTGGTCTGAGCACTAACAGCGAGAGTTTTAGTAGCTATAATTACAAAGACCAATCGATTAACAAATGACCAATGAATTACTGAACAACAAACTAGACCTATTCACAAAACTAATGAACCAATGACAAATGAACTAATGAACCAAGCTAATGACTAACGAACCACTAAACACACAGCCAGAAATGATAACTGAGGGCGATTCGTCATCAGGGAAAAAATATTTATTGCCATTTATACTCGTGATCAGTTTGTTTTTCCTTTGGGGAATGGCACATAACCTCGATTCGATCCTGATTCCACATTTAAAAAAAGCCTGTAATTTAAATAACAGACAATCGACTTTGATCGACACCTCTGTTTTCTTCGCTTATTTTTTAATGGCTATTCCTGCCGGAATGATTTTGAAAAAGTGGGGATATAAAGCAACCATGATTTCAGGTTTACTGGCCTTTGCTTTCGGTGCATTTTTATTTGTTCCAGCTGCCAATAATCTGTCGTATATCACATTTTTGATTGCACTTTTCATCATTGGTTGTGGTTTAACCATGCTCGAAACTTCCGCAAACCCTTATGCTGCTGTTTTGGGCGATCCTGCAAAAGCGACAAGCAGATTAAATCTCGCAGCATCTTTCAACGGATTGGCTGCAATGGTAGCACCAATGATTGGCGGATTATTTATTCTATCAGGTAAATCGCATACCAAAGAAGAATTGGCAGCCATGACAGACGCAGGTAGAAACAGTTATTTCTTAGAAGAAGCGGCATCAGTTAAAACGCCATACATTACCCTAGGGATTGTTTTATTGGTAATAGCTGCTATATTTTACTTTATCCACCTTCCGGAAATTAAAACAAAAAGTATAGATGGTGAAGCTAAAGGCAGTTTTTTTGGTGCATTACGCCATAAACACCTAAAATGGGCAGTTGTTGCTCAGTTTTTCTATGTTGGTGCGCAGGTTTGCGTGACTAGCTTTTTCATCAGAATGGCTCAACAAGGTGGTGGCTTTGACGAGAAAACAGCAGCCTCATATTTGGCTATTTATGGTTTACTGTTCACTGTTGGTCGTTTTGCTGGAACTGCGATCCTTCAATTTGTATCATCGCATAAACTGCTCGCCATTTATGCGGTAATCTCTATTTTATTGTGTTTGGTAGCCATATTAGGCAAAGGCTCTTATGTGGTTTATGCATTGGGTGCAATAGGATTTTTTATGTCGATTATGTTCCCAACCATTTTTGCATTAGGAATAGATGGTATTGGCGACGATACCAAGCCAGGTTCGTCATGGTTAATCATGTCGATTGTTGGTGGCGCAATTTTACCATTTGGAATGGGAAGTTTAATCGATATGTATGGTGATAATATCCAGATCGGCTACAGCATTCCATTGGTATGTTTTTTAGTTATTCTTTATTTCGGTTTAAGAGGTTATAAAATCGCGCACAAATAATGATAAATTTTAGATATATCCAGGTTTTATGCATTATACTGATCATTCTTAACTTTTCAGTAAATGTTTTTGCGCAACCAAATGAAAATGCTAAACCCTGGGTATTTTGGTATTGGATGCATGGCGGAGTATCTAAGGCGGGAATTACCGCTGATTTAGAAGCCATGAAAAGCTCGGGCATAGGTGGTGCCTATTTAATGCCTATTTATGGCACCAATAAACCTGATGTATATCCACAGCCAGTGGTTCAGCTTACCCCGCAATGGTGGCAAATGGTCGAATTTGCGATGAGCGAAGCTAAACGATTAAACCTGAAATTAGGCATGCACGTAAGTGATGGTTTCGCCTTGGCAGGAGGGCCATGGATTACACCAGAACTTTCTATGCAGAAACTTGTTTGGTCTAAGCTAAACATCAAGCATACAGCAGCTAAAATCAATTTAACTCAACCAAAGTATAACGAGAATTATTATAAAGATATTGCTGTTTTTGCTTACCCGTCTCCTACAAATGCAGGTATTTCAACTAGGACAGTTATTCCCAAAATAACAACAAGCAATGGCGTTGATGCCTCAGGTTTAATTAAACCCGAAAACACTAAAAACTTTGGTTCAAATGAACCATGTTACATTCAATATGAGTTTGAGCAACCGTTTACCTGTCGCAGTATAACCATTAAAATCAATGGCAATAATTATCAGGCACATCGTTTGGCCATCGAAGTGAGTAATGATGGTCAGGTTTTTCGTTCAATAGGCAGATTAACGCCCCCCCGCCATGGCTGGCAAGATACCGACGAAAGTGTAACGCATGCTATTGTGCCGGCAACAGCTAAATTTTTCAGGTTTATTTACGATAAAAGTGGCGCTGAACCTGGATCAGAAGATTTAGATGCCGCCAAATGGAAGCCATCATTAAAACTGGTGAATTTGGAGTTATCTTCAGAAGCACAGATTAATCAGTTTGAAGGTAAAAACGGTTCGGTATGGCGGGTAAGTGAAAGAAGTACCGAAGCTCAAATTGCAAAGAATTTATGCATTCCGTTAAATAAAATGATCAATTTAACAGGTAAATTGAATCCTGACGGAAGTTTAAACTGGAAAGCACCAAAAGGCAACTGGACCATTTTAAGGATTGGCCATACTTCAACCGGGCATACCAATGCCACAGGCGGTGGTGGAACCGGTTTAGAGTGTGATAAATTTAATCCGGAGGCCGTAAAACTACAATTCGAAAGCTGGTACGGCGAAGCACTAAAACATGGCGGACCTGAAATCGCTCAAAAGGTTTTAAGTGTTTTTCATGTAGATAGCTGGGAGTGCGGTAGCCAAAATTGGTCGCCTGTATTTAAAGCCGAGTTTTTAAAGCGCAGAGGTTACGATTTAACACCTTACCTGCCCATTATGACCGGATTACCGGTAGAAAGTGCAGCTGTATCTGAAAACTTCCTTTATGATATAAGAAAAACCATCTCCGAGTTAGTTGTTGATCAGTTTTATAAAACCTTGGCGCAATTAGCCAAAAAGAAAGGTTTAACATTTACGGCCGAAAGTGTGGCGCCGACCATGATGAGCGATGGTTTAATGCATTATAAAATGGTGGATGTGCCCATGGGCGAATTTTGGCTGAACAGTCCCACACACGACAAACCAAATGATATGCTCGACGCGATTTCAAGTGCGCATATTTATGGTAAAAACATTGTTCAGGCTGAGGCTTTTACCACTTTAAGAATGGATTGGAACGAAAGTCCGGCGAGTATGAAAACCTTACAAGACCGAAATTATGCACTCGGCATCAATAAAATGGTATACCATGTTTTCGTTCATAATCCATGGATGGATAAAAAGCCAGGCATGACCCTCAATGGCATTGGTTTGTACTTTCAGCGCGATCAAACCTGGTGGAAACCAGGGAAGGCCTGGGTAGATTATGCAGAACGTACACAAAACCTGCTGCAACAAGGCAAACCGGTAGTGGATATTGCTGTTTTCACGGGCGAAGAATTACCACGCCGTTCAGTATTGCCTGATCGACTGGTTGAAACCCTACCCGGCATCTTTGGATCCGATGTAGTAGAGGCAGAAAAGAAACGTCTCGCCAATGTCGGTGAACCGTTAAGACAAATTCCAGCTGGCGTAACACATTCAGCAAACATGGCCGATCCTGAAAATTGGGTAAATCCGCTGCGCGGTTATGCATACGATAGTTTTAATCCAGATGTGTTAAGCACGGCTACAGTAAAAGACGGTCAAGTGGTTTTCGAAAGTGGGGCATCCTACAAAGTTTTGGTCATCCCGGGTAAAATGAAAATGAACCCGAATGATCAGTATATGAGTTATGCAACTGTAAAAAAAATATTTGAATTAATTATAGCGGGCGCTAATGTGATTGTAGCAGACAAGCCTTTGTATCAAAATGGTTTACAACATGTTAGTCAATCTGCATTTAGCTCGGCAGTGGATGAAATTTGGAAGAATAATTTTCATGAGATAAATAATAATAATCATTCTGTTTTAATGAAAATAATGGATAAAGGAAATCTGTTTAAAGCTCCTTTTAATACCGATAATTTTAAACTTTTAGGAATTGAACCAGATTTTTATGTAACGGAAGCTAATTCGAACAGTGAGCCAATTACTTATGCAAAAAAAGTTGCTTATACTCACAGGAAAACTGATAAAAAGGATATCTATTTTATTTCAAATCAAGAGGCTAAAGAAAGAAATTTATGGTTTTCATTCCGTGTAACCAATAAAATACCACAAGTTTATGATGCTGTTGCCGATAAGTTAACTGACGTTAATAATTGGTCGAGCGAAAGGGGACGAACAGGCTTTACGTATAAAATCGCGCCTAATCAAAGTTTGTTTTTTCTCTTTGAAAAAGAAACCACAAAAACTAAACTTAATAATGGCAACAACTGGTCAACTTTCAAAACCATCCAGGATATTTCCAAATCATGGCAAGTCAAATTCGATACCGCATATGCCGGACCATCAAAGCCTGTCATTTTTAACGACTTATCCGACTGGACATTAAATACCGATAGCCTGGTTAAATATTATTCCGGAACAGCTGTGTACACCAAGAACTTCACTTTTAATGGAGATCTTAAAGGTAAAATCTGGATTGATTTAGGTGAGTTCTCCAGCATTGCAGAAGTAAAGGTAAATGGTATAAACTGCGGTACACTTTGGACTGCCCCACATCGTCTGGAAATTAGTAAAGCCTTAAAGAAAGGAGAAAACCAGATTACTATCGAAGTAACCAATACCTGGGCTAACCGTTTAATCGGCGATCAGCATATTCCTGAAAATAAAAGAATGACCAATACAAATGCACCTTTCCGGTTAGAAGGAAAGCCGTTAAATCCAGCCGGATTGTTAGGCCCGGTAGTGATTCAAGTGGAGGAATTATAGAAGATGGCAATACTAAAGAAAATAGAAGGAAACGAGCTGTATCTATACATGAATGGAAATCTTATATACAAACGCTGGCTTAATACCGGACAATCAAAAGTATTTGATATCATGGCTTATGATAAATATACATTGATCAGTATTCGAGATTTAGCATATGAAAATAGTGGCGGACTTTTGCCTGTAAAAGCCAAATTAAAACTCAAAACAGTAGAGGAAGGTGGACGGCAAACTGGATTTATTAGTGGATACAGACCAAATCATGTTTTTGAGTACAGTGACAACGGACAATTGTTGCAGACATACATTGGCGACATCATATTTGAAGGCAAACCGACAATTGAACCCGGAGAAGAAAGAGTAGTAACAGTTCGCTTTCTAATAAATCAACCAATTGAAAAATATCTAGACAAAGGCCGAATTTGGTGGATACATGAAGGACAAAGGCAAATTGGACAAGCAGAAATAATATGAAGACAAAATAACTGTCCTTCACTAAGCTCCCAAACCAATAAGATATGAACGCATTAAAAATTAATTTATCCCTTGCTTTGCTAACCATAGTGCTCTGCTTAAATGCACAGGAAAAAGCCTTGGTAAACAATTCAAATTCACCCTACGCCAAATTGCACAGCATCAATATGACTGATGTAACCTGGACGAAGGGTTTTTGGGCAGATCGTTTCAAAATAGCTACCGAAACCATGGTACCCAATATGTGGGCCATTTATAACGATCCTAAAATCAGTCATGCTTTCGAAAATTTCAGAATTGCAGCAGGATTGGATACCGGATCTCATTCAGGCCCTTCTTTCCATGATGGCGATTACTACAAAACTTTGGAGGCTGTAGCTGCGCTTTATGCTTCAACCAAAAACCCAAAACTGAACGAAATGATGGATCAGGCCATTGTAGTGATCGGTAAATCGCAGCGTGAAGATGGATACATCTACACCAAGGCCATGATTGAGCAACGAAAAACCGGTTCTAAAAACCAGTTTCAGGATCGGTTAAGCTTTGAATCCTACAATATTGGCCATTTAATGACAGCTGGATGCATCCATTATCGCGCTACAGGTAAAACTACTTTACTTAACATCGCTAAAAAGGCAACCGATTATTTATACAACTTCTATAAATCGGCCTCACCTACATTAGCGAGAAATGCCATTTGTCCATCGCATTATATGGGCGTGATAGAAATGTACCGCACCACAAAAGACCCACGCTATCTGGAACTTGCTAAACATTTAATTGCCATTAAAGGTAAAATTGATGATGGAACAGACGATAATCAGGATCGGATTCCATTTTTACAGCAAACTAAAGCCATGGGACATGCTGTAAGGGCAAATTATCTTTACGCTGGTGTGGCCGACCTTTATACCGAAACGGGTAAAGACTCGCTATTAAATACCTTAAATTTGATGTGGGATGATGTAAATCAACACAAAATGTATATTACAGGTGGCTGTGGCTCACTATACGATGGTACTTCGCCAGATGGTACGTCTTACAATCCCGCAGATGTGCAGAAAATTCACCAGGCATTTGGCCGCGATTACCAGTTACCCAATTTCACTGCGCATAACGAAACCTGTGCCAATATTGGCAACGTACTTTGGAACTGGCGAATGCTGCAGATTACAGCAGATGCCAAATATGCTGATGTGATGGAACTGGCTTTACATAACAGCGTTTTATCAGGAATCAGTTTAGATGGAAAGAACTTTTTGTATACCAATCCATTAGCTCAATCGAATGATTTACCTTTTAAACAACGCTGGTCGAAAGATAGAGTACCCTATATAACCTTATCAAACTGCTGCCCGCCGAACGTGGTACGTACCATTGCTGAAGTAAGTGATTACGCTTATAGTGTTTCTGATAAAGGACTGTGGTTTAATTTATATGGAGGTAATAACTTAAGTACTAAATTAGCTGATGGAACAAAGATTTCATTATCGGAAGAAACCAATTATCCATGGGATGGAAGGATAAAAATCAACATCAAAGAAACGGAACCTAAGGCTTATTCAATTTTTTTGAGAATCCCGGCGTGGACACATGATGCAAAAATTACGATCAACGGAAGAGCTGTAAATATTAAGGCCACTTCGGGTACCTATGCAGATGTTAATCGTATCTGGAAAAAAGGAGATGTAATCGAGTTAAACCTGCCTATGGATGCCACACTGATCGAGGCCAATCCCCTGGTGGAAGAAAACAGAAACCAGATCGCCGTAAAACGTGGCCCGGTTGTTTATTGTTTAGAATCGACAGATCTACCTGGAAAAAGTATTTTCAATGCTTTTGTGCCTACCTCAACTAAGTTCGAGGCAAAGTCGATAAATATCGATGGGGCTGAAATGATGAGTCTGGTCGGTAGCGCAAAAATAGTGGAACCGAACAACTGGAAAAATGTGTTATACCGTCCGATTGACTATAAAAACGAAGAAATACAAATAAAGCTGGTACCGTATTTTGCCTGGGGAAACAGAGGACATTCAGAAATGTCGGTATGGTTGCCGGTGAGTAGATAATGTGTAGAGGACTGGTAGGCGTTTCGTCATGCTGAATTTATTTCAGCATCTTTCTAGCTTAAGACCCTGAAATAAATTACCTTCGGTGAGCTCGCTTAAAGCTAGGTTTACTTCGTAGCTTTCGTAAACTCAGGTGAGGGTGACTCCCGACTAAAAAATAAATGAAAACAATGAAACTAAAACTCATCATATTTTTAAACCTTGCATGTTGCTTCATCGCATCTGCA
This genomic interval carries:
- a CDS encoding CoA transferase, whose protein sequence is MRPLEDYLVIDFSQFLSGPSAGLRLADMGARVIKIERLGVGDICRTLYTSNLIMNGESSVFHAINRNKESFEVDLKSEEDCEMVRELLKKADVMIHNFRPGVMERLGFDYQSVTAINPNIIYGEISGYGTATEWKNKPGQDLLLQSVTGLTSLTGNADSGPVAMGLSIVDMLAGAHLAQGLLACLYRKAIKNEGGFVQVSMMESAYDFQFETITTFMNDGGCLPERSKKNNANAYLGAPYGIYQTENGYLALAMGSIPQLGHLLDCDKLEDYVEVTEAFDKRDEIKAILAEHLLSATTENWLSILEPADIWCADVLNWNALMAHDGFKVLNMIQEVEMVDGYKYETTRCPIRIDGELLTSSKGSPKLGQDNEQIIKEFITQHTTANA
- a CDS encoding ABC transporter substrate-binding protein codes for the protein MHNQIDTFRIAVRKFAPFESAMQKFWDQYCAFSGCKLKLEMVVMDLHELYDSTITRKGLANGDFDIAHISTDWVLEGYTDQDFEVLNPYINKNKPDDFPRGWSKSLLSLQRFGWEIVGLPFHDGPECFIYRRDLFENETEKANYLAQYGKALEVPKTWEDFHQIARFFNRPQNKLYGSIFACYPDGHNTVFDFCLQLWTRGGKLVDKHGHIQINTQAAIDGLNFYRAMVNDKTAVHPKSSEFESVGAGIAFSQGEAAMMINWFGFAAMCEVDDNSKVKGKIDVERLPSAPDKESASLNVYWLYTIASGSKNKDIAYDFLRFALAKEQDKQLTLAGGIGCRISTWKDEEINKIIPYYHKLEALHEVANMLPQKTNWAAIAAIIDQMVLQAINTDQSTEELIQLAQNQINEIDK
- a CDS encoding oxidoreductase → MSIEIKYKPDLPETKQPIIIIGAGGIVGDAHLPAYKIAGFEVHGIVNRTKERAQKLADTFGILNVYNSVAEAVKLAPANAVYDLTIMPEQYIETLKQLPDGSAVLIQKPMGDDFTQAKEILELCRAKNLKAAINFQLRFAPFVSAAKYLIDKGLIGELYDMEVRVTVKTPWEIFPHVIIHPRLEIQYHSIHYVDLIRSFLGNPESILAKTLKHPAKNLSSSRSTILFDYGDTMHAVINTNHDHDFGPNHQESYIKWEGTKGAIVAKIGLLMDYPHGVPDVFEYCIVEDGKQAAWQTVKLEGSWFPEAFIGTMANLMRYNEGSAAILHTSVEDVIQTMAVVESAYQSSDIGGVKVKEQLNK
- a CDS encoding dehydratase, producing MYFKSTFFEDYQLQDKRVTLGRTITETDFVVHAGHTGDFFPHHMDAEWCATQPFKQRIAHGTMIFSIGIGLTASEINPEAMSKGYDKLRFVKPVFIGDTIHSEITISEKGDSKRPAYGTVTEHVEIINQHGEVVLVCDHLLVVKKKIH
- a CDS encoding L-fucose:H+ symporter permease translates to MTNEPLNTQPEMITEGDSSSGKKYLLPFILVISLFFLWGMAHNLDSILIPHLKKACNLNNRQSTLIDTSVFFAYFLMAIPAGMILKKWGYKATMISGLLAFAFGAFLFVPAANNLSYITFLIALFIIGCGLTMLETSANPYAAVLGDPAKATSRLNLAASFNGLAAMVAPMIGGLFILSGKSHTKEELAAMTDAGRNSYFLEEAASVKTPYITLGIVLLVIAAIFYFIHLPEIKTKSIDGEAKGSFFGALRHKHLKWAVVAQFFYVGAQVCVTSFFIRMAQQGGGFDEKTAASYLAIYGLLFTVGRFAGTAILQFVSSHKLLAIYAVISILLCLVAILGKGSYVVYALGAIGFFMSIMFPTIFALGIDGIGDDTKPGSSWLIMSIVGGAILPFGMGSLIDMYGDNIQIGYSIPLVCFLVILYFGLRGYKIAHK
- a CDS encoding DNA-binding protein, whose product is MINFRYIQVLCIILIILNFSVNVFAQPNENAKPWVFWYWMHGGVSKAGITADLEAMKSSGIGGAYLMPIYGTNKPDVYPQPVVQLTPQWWQMVEFAMSEAKRLNLKLGMHVSDGFALAGGPWITPELSMQKLVWSKLNIKHTAAKINLTQPKYNENYYKDIAVFAYPSPTNAGISTRTVIPKITTSNGVDASGLIKPENTKNFGSNEPCYIQYEFEQPFTCRSITIKINGNNYQAHRLAIEVSNDGQVFRSIGRLTPPRHGWQDTDESVTHAIVPATAKFFRFIYDKSGAEPGSEDLDAAKWKPSLKLVNLELSSEAQINQFEGKNGSVWRVSERSTEAQIAKNLCIPLNKMINLTGKLNPDGSLNWKAPKGNWTILRIGHTSTGHTNATGGGGTGLECDKFNPEAVKLQFESWYGEALKHGGPEIAQKVLSVFHVDSWECGSQNWSPVFKAEFLKRRGYDLTPYLPIMTGLPVESAAVSENFLYDIRKTISELVVDQFYKTLAQLAKKKGLTFTAESVAPTMMSDGLMHYKMVDVPMGEFWLNSPTHDKPNDMLDAISSAHIYGKNIVQAEAFTTLRMDWNESPASMKTLQDRNYALGINKMVYHVFVHNPWMDKKPGMTLNGIGLYFQRDQTWWKPGKAWVDYAERTQNLLQQGKPVVDIAVFTGEELPRRSVLPDRLVETLPGIFGSDVVEAEKKRLANVGEPLRQIPAGVTHSANMADPENWVNPLRGYAYDSFNPDVLSTATVKDGQVVFESGASYKVLVIPGKMKMNPNDQYMSYATVKKIFELIIAGANVIVADKPLYQNGLQHVSQSAFSSAVDEIWKNNFHEINNNNHSVLMKIMDKGNLFKAPFNTDNFKLLGIEPDFYVTEANSNSEPITYAKKVAYTHRKTDKKDIYFISNQEAKERNLWFSFRVTNKIPQVYDAVADKLTDVNNWSSERGRTGFTYKIAPNQSLFFLFEKETTKTKLNNGNNWSTFKTIQDISKSWQVKFDTAYAGPSKPVIFNDLSDWTLNTDSLVKYYSGTAVYTKNFTFNGDLKGKIWIDLGEFSSIAEVKVNGINCGTLWTAPHRLEISKALKKGENQITIEVTNTWANRLIGDQHIPENKRMTNTNAPFRLEGKPLNPAGLLGPVVIQVEEL
- a CDS encoding ATP-binding protein, with product MNALKINLSLALLTIVLCLNAQEKALVNNSNSPYAKLHSINMTDVTWTKGFWADRFKIATETMVPNMWAIYNDPKISHAFENFRIAAGLDTGSHSGPSFHDGDYYKTLEAVAALYASTKNPKLNEMMDQAIVVIGKSQREDGYIYTKAMIEQRKTGSKNQFQDRLSFESYNIGHLMTAGCIHYRATGKTTLLNIAKKATDYLYNFYKSASPTLARNAICPSHYMGVIEMYRTTKDPRYLELAKHLIAIKGKIDDGTDDNQDRIPFLQQTKAMGHAVRANYLYAGVADLYTETGKDSLLNTLNLMWDDVNQHKMYITGGCGSLYDGTSPDGTSYNPADVQKIHQAFGRDYQLPNFTAHNETCANIGNVLWNWRMLQITADAKYADVMELALHNSVLSGISLDGKNFLYTNPLAQSNDLPFKQRWSKDRVPYITLSNCCPPNVVRTIAEVSDYAYSVSDKGLWFNLYGGNNLSTKLADGTKISLSEETNYPWDGRIKINIKETEPKAYSIFLRIPAWTHDAKITINGRAVNIKATSGTYADVNRIWKKGDVIELNLPMDATLIEANPLVEENRNQIAVKRGPVVYCLESTDLPGKSIFNAFVPTSTKFEAKSINIDGAEMMSLVGSAKIVEPNNWKNVLYRPIDYKNEEIQIKLVPYFAWGNRGHSEMSVWLPVSR